Proteins from one Funiculus sociatus GB2-C1 genomic window:
- a CDS encoding valine--pyruvate transaminase codes for MNPALTQFGDQMSRLTGVRAIMKDIIETLQAGSGQEFINLSAGNPVILPEVEQLWRDYTTELLSSSDYGEVVCRYGSSQGYQPLIDAVVNDFNRRYGLELTARNVLITPGSQTLYFFAANAFGGYTTSGELKQIILPLSPDYTGYGGITLVPEALFAYKPALDIDAPAHRFKYRPDFSQLTITENTGCVLFSRPCNPTGNVLTDDEVRKIAALAAPYNVPVLIDSAYAPPFPALNFTEMTPLFGDNILHCMSLSKAGLPGERIGIAIGDERMIQVLECFQTNMCIHSSRYGQAIAARAIESGTLADIATNVIRPYYQKKFDVVENTLDSSMPKDLPWFLHRGEGAIFAWLWLEDLPITDWEFYQQLKQVGVIVVPGSSFFPGLREEWAHKQQCIRISLTATDPEIETGMQRLAKVVEQVYQKAALS; via the coding sequence ATGAACCCTGCCCTGACTCAATTTGGCGATCAGATGTCTCGTTTAACTGGTGTTCGCGCCATTATGAAGGACATTATTGAAACTTTGCAAGCAGGTAGTGGGCAGGAATTTATCAATTTAAGCGCTGGAAATCCGGTGATTTTGCCGGAAGTTGAGCAGTTGTGGCGCGACTATACCACAGAATTGCTGTCTAGTTCGGATTACGGCGAGGTAGTTTGCCGTTACGGCTCAAGTCAAGGATATCAGCCTTTGATTGACGCGGTGGTTAACGATTTTAATCGTCGCTATGGGTTGGAGTTGACTGCTCGGAATGTATTAATTACTCCAGGCAGCCAAACTTTGTATTTCTTTGCTGCTAATGCCTTTGGGGGTTACACTACCAGCGGCGAACTTAAGCAAATTATTCTCCCCCTGAGTCCAGATTATACGGGTTACGGTGGGATTACTTTGGTGCCAGAGGCCTTATTTGCCTATAAGCCTGCTTTGGATATTGATGCCCCTGCTCACAGATTTAAGTATCGCCCGGACTTTAGCCAACTGACTATTACTGAGAATACTGGTTGCGTTTTATTCTCCCGTCCCTGCAATCCTACGGGCAACGTGCTAACAGATGATGAGGTTCGCAAGATTGCGGCTTTGGCTGCGCCTTACAATGTACCTGTGTTGATAGACTCTGCGTATGCGCCACCATTCCCGGCATTAAATTTTACAGAGATGACCCCCTTGTTTGGCGATAATATCCTGCACTGCATGAGCTTATCGAAGGCGGGTTTACCGGGAGAGCGGATTGGGATTGCGATTGGGGATGAGCGGATGATTCAAGTGCTGGAGTGTTTCCAGACGAATATGTGTATCCATTCGTCTCGGTATGGACAAGCGATCGCGGCCCGTGCCATTGAAAGCGGTACTCTTGCAGATATCGCTACAAATGTGATTCGCCCATACTATCAGAAAAAATTTGATGTAGTAGAAAATACTTTAGACAGTTCAATGCCCAAGGATTTACCTTGGTTTTTGCATCGCGGCGAAGGCGCAATCTTTGCTTGGTTGTGGTTGGAAGATTTACCAATTACTGACTGGGAATTCTATCAGCAACTCAAACAGGTAGGTGTAATTGTTGTACCCGGTAGTTCTTTCTTCCCCGGTTTGCGAGAAGAATGGGCGCACAAGCAACAGTGTATCCGCATCAGCCTCACGGCTACAGATCCGGAAATTGAAACTGGGATGCAGCGTTTGGCTAAGGTGGTAGAACAGGTTTATCAGAAGGCAGCGCTAAGTTAA
- a CDS encoding PAS domain S-box protein — MQPTQDILLYNLINAASGFIVVKDNQGRWLMANNYTIELFRLSGVDYQGKTSLELAAYTDDKSRAAILACAACDEKVWREGTVSHSEQVIQDGDGEIKVFDIKKTPLFNPDGSRQKLLVNGNDITRAKLAEQASQEREHRLLRQQTALLELASRKYGELQAALREITEVAARTLGVERVSVWFYNQDCSQICCADLYELGNNCHSNGMKLAAADYPNYFAAIKQKRVIAASDARNDRRTSELGSYLELGITSMLDAPISGYGVICHEQTGTVREWALDEQNFACAIAQMVVLAIEECDRQRTELALRESEVRYRNIVEDQTELIVRISPDGKLTLVNEACCRYFGKQRQEMIGDDFLQYILEEDRERVAKHFAALSREKPVAMIEHKVILSNGEIRTQQWSDRAIFDQQGLVEFQSVGRDITERKQTEEALKQSEEKYKVLFQTFPIGISITDKTGNIIEANKASENILCISSVEHTNRTYDCEKWKIIRPDGTPMPTNEFASVKPLTENRTVKNIEMGVVKNNKEITWINVTATPIILKNYGVAIAYSDITERKAMEQALRESEEGLRSLLNSAPLLLWTSDINGLCNFFNQGWLDFTGRTLEEELGNGWVENLHPEDRELRLDTYLSAFAARQCFLIEYRLKRADGKYRWVVDKGVPRFRNGGFEGYIGSCFDITERKQVEEFLRASEAKNRALLDALPDLMMRVSKKGKILECKAAKDIFMLIVPEALVGKTLWDFLPPEVAQEGMSYIERSLSSGEIQTWECQIIINDSVRECEARIVTCSQGREEEVLAIIRDITERKQVEEALHRREQEFRALAENAPDIITRFDKQLRHLYVNPAARKASGLSPQEFIGKTNRELGMPDDIVFFWEKAMWEVWETGCESKIEFEFLTPDGLAHYQSRIAPEFSADGCVESLLCVTRDISDRIAAEEALKKSEQKLSLHVQQTPLAVIEWNINFEIVEWNPAAEAIFGYKKGEIIGSSCEIIVSDNAREQVDKIYTNLLTGKGGNRSTNENITKDGRAIICDWYNTPLVAPNGEVMGFASLALDITNRVRAEAALRQQTQRERLVAAITQRIRQSLNLEEILNTAVTEVRQLLECDRVFIYRICSGKRGNAIAEAVVPELPSLLGQTFDEDVFSQSCYERYKNGQVRVIDNLENEVEPCLVAFLQRLEVKAELISPLVLESVGSSSNEGIRNCEVGTRIERRNFAAQPFSIPNHQSQIPSKDANISALVTEKPQVNSVSLWGLVIAHQCSSVRIWQAFEVNLLQQLTTQIAIAIQQAQLYQQLEEANYELQRLACLDGLTQVANRRRFDEYLEREWRRLAREKAPLALIMCDIDFFKLYNDNYGHQAGDSCLQLVAAAISQILKRPADLVARYGGEEFVVILPYTKTQGALKVAQDIRDRIRELEISHAKSPISPYITLSLGVAVVVPIPEYSPVELIYTADRALYEAKAAGRDRAILKTCH, encoded by the coding sequence CCTACGCCAACAGACAGCACTTTTGGAACTGGCAAGTCGGAAATATGGGGAACTACAAGCGGCGTTGCGGGAAATTACAGAGGTGGCAGCGCGGACTCTTGGTGTAGAGCGGGTGAGCGTTTGGTTTTACAATCAAGATTGTTCCCAGATTTGCTGCGCTGACTTGTATGAATTGGGGAATAACTGCCATTCAAACGGGATGAAATTGGCGGCGGCGGACTATCCTAATTACTTCGCTGCGATCAAACAAAAGCGCGTCATTGCAGCTAGCGATGCTCGTAACGATCGGCGTACATCTGAGTTGGGATCTTATCTGGAGCTGGGCATTACGTCCATGTTGGATGCGCCGATTTCTGGATATGGGGTAATCTGCCATGAACAGACGGGGACGGTTCGGGAGTGGGCGTTAGATGAGCAGAATTTTGCTTGCGCGATCGCGCAAATGGTGGTTTTGGCAATTGAAGAATGCGATCGCCAACGAACTGAGTTAGCACTACGGGAGAGCGAAGTACGCTACCGCAACATTGTTGAGGATCAAACTGAACTAATTGTCAGGATTTCACCTGATGGAAAGTTGACCTTGGTCAACGAGGCTTGCTGTCGCTATTTTGGCAAGCAGCGCCAGGAAATGATTGGTGATGACTTTCTGCAATACATTTTAGAAGAAGACAGAGAAAGGGTAGCAAAGCATTTCGCCGCTTTGAGTCGAGAAAAACCAGTGGCGATGATTGAACACAAAGTCATACTTTCTAATGGTGAAATTCGCACTCAGCAGTGGAGCGATCGCGCCATATTTGACCAGCAGGGATTGGTGGAGTTCCAGTCAGTAGGACGAGATATTACCGAGCGCAAGCAAACTGAAGAAGCATTAAAACAAAGCGAAGAAAAATACAAAGTTCTGTTTCAGACATTTCCTATAGGAATTTCCATTACAGATAAAACTGGAAATATTATTGAAGCCAATAAAGCATCTGAAAATATTTTATGTATATCTTCTGTAGAACATACAAATCGAACTTATGACTGCGAGAAATGGAAAATTATTCGTCCTGATGGTACACCAATGCCAACAAACGAATTCGCTAGTGTGAAACCACTAACTGAAAATCGAACTGTTAAAAATATAGAAATGGGGGTTGTAAAAAATAATAAAGAAATTACCTGGATCAATGTTACGGCTACTCCTATTATTCTAAAAAATTATGGAGTTGCTATCGCCTATTCTGACATCACTGAGCGCAAAGCTATGGAGCAGGCTTTGCGGGAAAGTGAAGAAGGTTTGCGATCGCTTCTCAATAGTGCACCTTTGTTACTTTGGACATCTGACATCAATGGACTGTGTAACTTTTTCAATCAAGGTTGGCTGGACTTTACCGGACGCACCTTAGAAGAGGAACTAGGCAATGGTTGGGTTGAAAACTTACATCCGGAAGATAGAGAATTACGTCTGGATACGTACCTGTCAGCTTTTGCGGCACGTCAGTGCTTTTTGATAGAATATCGCCTAAAACGTGCAGATGGAAAGTATCGCTGGGTTGTGGATAAAGGTGTTCCTCGCTTTAGGAATGGAGGCTTCGAGGGTTATATTGGCTCGTGTTTTGACATTACGGAACGCAAGCAGGTAGAAGAATTTTTGAGAGCAAGCGAAGCTAAAAATCGCGCCCTTCTCGATGCTCTACCAGATTTAATGATGCGCGTTAGTAAGAAAGGCAAAATTTTGGAATGTAAAGCAGCGAAAGACATTTTTATGTTAATCGTTCCAGAGGCATTGGTTGGTAAAACCCTATGGGATTTTTTGCCGCCAGAGGTAGCACAAGAAGGGATGAGTTATATAGAGCGATCGCTCTCGTCTGGCGAAATTCAAACTTGGGAATGTCAGATTATCATTAACGACAGTGTGCGCGAATGTGAAGCTAGAATCGTCACCTGTTCCCAAGGTCGGGAAGAGGAAGTTTTAGCTATTATCCGCGATATCACCGAACGCAAGCAAGTAGAAGAAGCGTTACACCGACGCGAACAAGAATTTAGAGCGTTAGCTGAAAACGCCCCTGATATTATTACCCGGTTTGATAAACAACTGCGTCATCTCTACGTAAACCCAGCAGCTAGAAAGGCTTCTGGGCTTTCTCCCCAGGAATTCATTGGGAAAACTAATCGGGAGTTGGGTATGCCTGATGATATAGTATTTTTCTGGGAAAAAGCGATGTGGGAAGTCTGGGAAACAGGCTGCGAAAGTAAGATAGAATTTGAATTTTTAACACCAGATGGTTTAGCACATTATCAATCTAGAATAGCACCAGAATTTTCGGCAGATGGTTGTGTAGAATCCCTATTATGTGTTACTCGCGATATTAGCGATCGCATTGCTGCGGAAGAAGCACTAAAGAAATCAGAACAGAAACTTTCTCTCCACGTCCAGCAAACCCCGCTAGCTGTAATCGAATGGAATATTAATTTTGAAATTGTGGAATGGAACCCCGCCGCCGAAGCAATTTTTGGTTATAAGAAAGGTGAAATTATCGGTAGTTCCTGTGAAATAATTGTGTCTGACAATGCCAGGGAACAAGTCGATAAAATTTATACTAATTTGCTCACAGGTAAGGGTGGTAATCGCAGCACTAACGAGAATATAACCAAAGATGGTAGAGCTATTATTTGTGATTGGTACAACACGCCTTTAGTGGCTCCCAATGGAGAAGTGATGGGCTTTGCCTCCCTAGCTCTGGATATCACAAATCGCGTGCGAGCAGAAGCAGCACTGCGCCAACAGACACAGCGAGAACGACTGGTAGCAGCTATTACCCAACGAATTCGCCAATCGCTGAATTTGGAGGAGATTCTTAACACCGCAGTCACAGAGGTGCGGCAATTACTGGAATGCGATCGCGTTTTCATTTATCGCATTTGCTCTGGAAAAAGGGGGAATGCGATCGCAGAAGCAGTGGTTCCTGAGTTGCCTAGTCTTCTAGGACAAACTTTTGATGAGGACGTTTTTTCACAAAGCTGCTACGAACGTTATAAAAACGGACAGGTTCGCGTAATCGACAACCTGGAGAATGAGGTAGAACCTTGCTTGGTGGCATTTTTGCAACGCTTAGAGGTAAAGGCTGAACTAATATCGCCTCTGGTTCTGGAATCGGTTGGCTCAAGTTCTAATGAAGGAATTAGAAACTGTGAAGTAGGGACTAGGATAGAGAGGCGAAATTTCGCAGCTCAACCATTTTCTATCCCCAATCACCAGTCACAAATCCCTAGTAAAGATGCCAATATATCGGCTTTAGTTACTGAAAAACCACAAGTTAATAGCGTTTCTCTTTGGGGATTGGTGATTGCTCATCAATGTAGTTCAGTACGCATTTGGCAAGCGTTTGAAGTCAATTTGCTGCAACAGCTGACGACTCAGATAGCGATCGCTATCCAGCAAGCACAACTATATCAACAGCTAGAGGAAGCCAACTATGAGTTACAGCGTTTAGCTTGCTTAGATGGCTTAACTCAGGTGGCAAATCGTCGTCGCTTTGACGAATATCTTGAGCGAGAGTGGCGGCGGTTGGCACGGGAAAAAGCACCGCTAGCTTTGATTATGTGCGATATCGACTTTTTTAAACTTTATAATGATAATTATGGTCATCAAGCGGGAGATAGTTGTTTACAATTGGTGGCCGCGGCTATTAGTCAGATACTGAAGCGTCCTGCGGATTTAGTGGCTCGATATGGAGGCGAAGAATTTGTGGTGATTTTGCCTTACACTAAGACCCAAGGAGCGCTGAAAGTAGCACAGGACATACGCGATCGCATCCGAGAATTGGAGATTTCTCATGCTAAATCCCCAATAAGCCCATATATTACTTTGAGTTTAGGGGTCGCCGTTGTGGTTCCTATTCCTGAATATTCCCCCGTTGAACTGATTTATACCGCCGATCGAGCGCTTTATGAGGCGAAAGCAGCTGGACGCGATCGCGCTATTCTAAAAACTTGCCACTGA
- the rimM gene encoding ribosome maturation factor RimM (Essential for efficient processing of 16S rRNA), whose amino-acid sequence MELISSSPKENFSSDDWLEIGTIVAAQGLKGELRVYPDSDFPERFEEPGVRWLLRPGETELQPVELVTGRYIPGKKIYVVQLMGVDDRNQAEALQGCKLLVRASDRPTLEEDEFHVMDLIGLEVINQPTGENLGVVVNAIAAGNTLLEVKRHEPAVPSVEETEKPSKGEITRTSKIKKIRSKPPQPINLLIPFVKEIVPVVDLQAGRIEITPPQGLLDV is encoded by the coding sequence TTGGAATTGATAAGCAGCTCACCTAAAGAAAATTTCTCATCCGATGACTGGCTAGAAATCGGTACAATTGTTGCAGCCCAAGGGTTGAAGGGCGAGTTACGAGTTTATCCTGACTCGGACTTTCCGGAACGCTTTGAGGAACCCGGAGTGCGTTGGCTGTTGCGGCCGGGGGAAACGGAACTGCAACCAGTCGAATTAGTGACAGGACGATATATTCCCGGTAAAAAGATATACGTCGTGCAACTGATGGGCGTAGATGATCGGAACCAAGCGGAGGCGTTGCAAGGTTGTAAGTTACTGGTGAGGGCAAGCGATCGCCCAACCCTGGAAGAAGACGAATTTCATGTTATGGACTTGATTGGTTTGGAAGTGATTAACCAACCCACCGGAGAAAATCTTGGTGTTGTGGTGAATGCGATCGCTGCTGGTAATACTCTACTAGAAGTGAAGCGGCACGAGCCAGCAGTCCCCTCAGTTGAGGAAACAGAGAAACCCAGCAAAGGGGAAATCACCAGAACCAGTAAAATCAAAAAAATCCGCTCCAAACCGCCACAGCCAATAAACCTCTTGATCCCGTTTGTGAAAGAGATTGTGCCAGTGGTAGACTTGCAAGCCGGACGAATTGAGATTACGCCGCCTCAGGGATTGCTGGACGTTTAG
- the glgP gene encoding alpha-glucan family phosphorylase — protein sequence MTTIETLRAKLPFPLKRLADLAYNYWWSWSCDRTSLFQNINPDEWQRCGHNPVAILESASYVRLTQLAKEPAYIKRVKALADQLDRYLAEKSPWASRVAPQISPERPVAYFCAEFGIHESLPIYSGGLGILAGDHLKSASDLGVPMVGIGLMYRQGYFRQRLNRGGWQEDYYVDNHFDQMPLELMKNQQGEPITIEMEIRQRIVKAQIWLARVGRVKLYLLDSDRHDNDPIDRWLTGHLYGGNQETRIAQEVMLGIGGVRALEALGINPSVYHLNEGHAAFCTLEIARQEIQRSGKSFYDIEADVREACVFTTHTPVPAGHDVFSSDLMDSYFAHYWPTLGLSREQFLALGARRLGDPWEPFGMTVLALRMCRTANGVSELHGEVSRKMWNILYPDRKEDKVPIAHITNGVHARTWTAPLISDLYSQYLGEDWSTRMVDPKTWEKVDEIPDEEIWWRHQVLKERLIAHTRAKVKMSRQNRGEEQFRIDAADKLLDPNVLTIGFARRFSPYKRGDLLMRDAERALRIFGNSQTPVQIVFAGKAHPADEEGKRIIQRLMEWCKHPDILNRVALVEDYDIYTGQKLVQGVDVWLNNPRRPLEASGTSGQKVCFNGGINCSVLDGWWCEGYQADANGKGTNGWAIGEDAHTSDQELQDRIDSESLYRLLEEEIVPLYYDQDENGVPHRWIGMMKASIKTNSPLFNTDRMIADYVTQVYAPGTSVGVEPILASVTA from the coding sequence ATGACAACAATTGAGACGCTGCGAGCAAAGCTACCATTCCCACTGAAACGACTAGCAGATTTGGCATACAACTACTGGTGGAGTTGGAGTTGCGATCGCACATCCCTATTCCAGAATATCAACCCCGACGAATGGCAGCGTTGCGGACACAACCCCGTTGCCATTCTGGAATCTGCCTCCTACGTGCGACTCACCCAACTAGCGAAAGAACCAGCATATATCAAGCGGGTAAAAGCACTAGCCGATCAACTTGACCGCTACCTGGCTGAAAAATCGCCTTGGGCTAGTCGCGTCGCCCCGCAAATCTCCCCAGAACGACCAGTAGCGTATTTCTGCGCCGAATTTGGCATCCACGAATCCTTACCCATCTACTCCGGCGGCTTAGGAATCTTAGCAGGCGACCACCTCAAATCTGCCTCAGATTTAGGCGTGCCAATGGTAGGCATCGGCTTAATGTACCGCCAAGGTTACTTCCGACAACGGTTAAATCGGGGCGGTTGGCAAGAAGACTACTATGTTGACAATCACTTTGACCAGATGCCCCTAGAGTTGATGAAAAATCAGCAAGGGGAACCCATCACAATTGAGATGGAAATCCGGCAACGCATAGTCAAAGCACAAATTTGGTTAGCGCGAGTCGGGCGAGTTAAACTTTACCTACTCGATAGCGATCGCCATGACAACGACCCGATAGACCGCTGGTTAACGGGACACTTGTACGGCGGCAACCAAGAAACACGCATCGCCCAAGAAGTAATGCTGGGGATTGGCGGTGTCCGGGCGCTGGAAGCCTTGGGGATCAATCCCTCTGTGTATCACCTGAACGAAGGCCACGCGGCATTCTGCACCTTGGAAATAGCGCGGCAAGAAATTCAGCGTAGCGGCAAGTCCTTTTATGATATCGAAGCTGACGTGCGCGAAGCTTGTGTCTTCACCACCCACACCCCCGTTCCCGCAGGTCACGATGTCTTCTCCTCAGACCTGATGGATTCTTACTTCGCCCATTACTGGCCGACACTAGGCTTGTCTCGCGAACAATTCCTGGCACTCGGTGCAAGACGACTAGGCGATCCTTGGGAACCCTTCGGCATGACCGTCTTAGCCTTGCGGATGTGTCGCACTGCCAACGGCGTTAGCGAACTCCACGGCGAAGTCTCCCGCAAGATGTGGAATATTCTCTACCCAGACCGCAAAGAAGACAAAGTACCAATTGCTCACATCACCAATGGTGTCCATGCACGTACTTGGACAGCACCCCTGATTAGCGATTTGTACTCCCAGTACCTGGGTGAAGATTGGTCAACCCGCATGGTTGATCCCAAGACCTGGGAAAAAGTAGACGAAATTCCCGATGAAGAAATCTGGTGGCGGCACCAAGTTCTCAAAGAGCGCCTGATTGCCCACACCCGCGCTAAGGTAAAAATGTCAAGGCAAAATCGCGGTGAAGAACAATTCCGCATTGATGCCGCCGACAAACTGCTAGACCCCAACGTGCTAACTATCGGATTTGCCCGGCGCTTCAGCCCATACAAGCGGGGTGACTTGCTAATGCGGGATGCAGAACGCGCCTTGAGGATTTTTGGCAATTCGCAAACACCTGTGCAAATCGTCTTTGCAGGAAAAGCCCATCCCGCCGACGAAGAAGGCAAGCGGATTATCCAACGGTTGATGGAATGGTGCAAGCACCCAGATATTCTCAACCGAGTTGCCTTAGTTGAAGACTACGACATCTACACAGGGCAAAAACTGGTGCAAGGTGTCGATGTTTGGCTAAATAACCCGCGTCGCCCTCTGGAAGCGTCTGGTACGAGTGGGCAGAAAGTCTGCTTCAACGGCGGTATCAATTGCAGCGTCCTCGACGGTTGGTGGTGCGAAGGCTATCAAGCTGATGCTAATGGAAAAGGTACCAACGGTTGGGCAATTGGTGAAGATGCCCACACCAGCGACCAAGAGTTGCAAGACCGGATTGATTCTGAATCTCTCTATCGGTTACTGGAAGAGGAAATTGTTCCTTTGTACTATGACCAAGATGAGAATGGAGTTCCCCATCGTTGGATTGGGATGATGAAAGCGTCGATTAAGACAAATTCGCCGCTGTTCAACACTGACAGAATGATTGCGGACTACGTTACTCAAGTGTACGCGCCGGGAACTTCAGTCGGTGTTGAACCAATTCTGGCGAGTGTTACAGCATAA
- a CDS encoding Tab2/Atab2 family RNA-binding protein — protein sequence MGRVWQADFYRCPLKDEKGQVLWELLICDSSGSFTYKALCPQSEANSSWLADQLQQAANGQLPDIIQVFRPQSLSLLEAAGRKLGVKVEPTRRTYALKKLLQEAQQSLSPLDKPPPLPLPENLWGEQWRFATLPAGNLEEAFAERPIPVLEMPEFLLPNNLGLASTVPVPGVAIYGGRQSMRLARWLQDARPVSLNYIAGAPDGLILEAGLVDRWVVATFEDKEVADSAQMFERRKQQSRGLHFLLVQPDDSGMTYSGFWLLQAENFD from the coding sequence ATGGGTCGGGTTTGGCAGGCTGATTTTTATCGGTGTCCTCTCAAGGATGAAAAAGGGCAGGTGTTGTGGGAGTTGTTGATTTGCGACTCTAGCGGCAGCTTTACCTATAAGGCGCTATGTCCCCAGTCGGAAGCGAATTCCAGCTGGTTAGCTGACCAGTTGCAACAAGCTGCTAATGGTCAGCTGCCGGATATTATCCAAGTTTTTCGTCCCCAGTCGTTGAGTTTACTTGAGGCGGCGGGGCGAAAGTTGGGTGTTAAGGTGGAACCGACTCGACGCACTTATGCTTTAAAAAAATTGTTGCAGGAGGCGCAACAATCTCTCTCGCCTCTCGACAAACCGCCGCCGTTGCCATTGCCAGAAAATCTTTGGGGGGAGCAATGGCGATTTGCTACGCTTCCTGCGGGAAATTTGGAGGAAGCTTTTGCAGAACGTCCGATTCCAGTTCTGGAGATGCCAGAATTTCTCTTACCTAACAATTTGGGTTTAGCGTCAACAGTTCCAGTTCCCGGTGTGGCGATTTATGGTGGTCGTCAATCAATGCGTTTGGCGCGTTGGTTACAAGATGCCCGTCCTGTTTCTCTCAACTACATCGCTGGTGCGCCTGATGGTTTGATATTAGAAGCTGGATTGGTTGACCGTTGGGTTGTTGCTACTTTTGAAGATAAAGAAGTTGCCGACTCTGCCCAAATGTTTGAAAGGCGCAAACAACAAAGTCGAGGATTGCATTTTTTGCTGGTGCAACCTGATGATTCAGGGATGACTTATAGCGGTTTCTGGTTGTTGCAAGCAGAAAATTTTGATTGA
- a CDS encoding L,D-transpeptidase has protein sequence MAAIIRGNSLLQSFKLFYLSVTIVALSLGQQVSAQVTTKEGAANTNEGNPPLELSPVTEPKLPPLGSPSLYLPIEEASPTSTLTDTQLVIKLSDRKVYVYRDKQVKGSYPIAIGKAGWETPTGTFKVIAMQRDPAWEHPWSGKVIPPGADNPLGARWIGFWTDGKNFIGFHGTPQEQLVGQAVSHGCIRMRNKDILALYAQVAIGTPVVVER, from the coding sequence ATGGCAGCAATTATTAGAGGCAACTCGCTACTTCAAAGTTTCAAACTTTTCTATTTAAGTGTAACAATTGTAGCGCTTTCACTGGGACAACAGGTTTCTGCCCAAGTGACAACAAAAGAAGGTGCAGCAAATACTAACGAGGGAAATCCTCCTCTGGAATTGTCACCTGTTACAGAACCAAAATTGCCTCCTTTGGGTTCACCATCTCTATATCTTCCTATTGAGGAAGCGTCCCCTACAAGTACCCTGACCGATACTCAGTTGGTGATCAAATTAAGCGATCGCAAGGTTTATGTGTATCGAGATAAGCAGGTGAAAGGAAGTTATCCAATTGCTATTGGTAAAGCAGGTTGGGAAACACCTACAGGCACCTTTAAAGTTATAGCAATGCAACGCGATCCAGCTTGGGAACATCCCTGGTCTGGGAAAGTCATCCCTCCTGGGGCAGATAATCCGTTAGGAGCTAGATGGATAGGTTTTTGGACTGACGGAAAAAATTTTATTGGATTTCATGGAACACCTCAAGAACAGCTAGTGGGACAAGCAGTTTCTCACGGATGTATCCGAATGCGAAATAAAGATATTTTAGCTTTGTATGCACAGGTAGCTATTGGGACACCTGTAGTAGTAGAACGTTAG
- a CDS encoding DUF4394 domain-containing protein: protein MKFNKFGTVLSAIAAATVLNLLDVATAAAATLQLIGLNDSNTLVFFNNNFSQVKKTVGVTGVDGTLLGIDLRPADRQLYGISSTNKIYTIDSSTGAATFVSTLSLPFSGGIESGVDFNPVVDRLRLVASNDQNFRLNVDTGAVADFDLLTPGTQPDGNLAYAAGDANQGANPSITAAAYTNSFAGAPSPTRTTQLFGIDANLDTLVLQSPPNNGTLTTIGSLGIDFGSTGGFDIFSPASGVNTAYAASGSNIYNINLTTGAATTLGTFSSADSGNIVGLAATQVPEPAVTSSLIGFGLLGLFRRRRSVKSLR, encoded by the coding sequence ATGAAGTTTAATAAGTTTGGTACAGTCCTCAGTGCGATCGCAGCAGCAACAGTGTTAAATTTGCTTGATGTTGCCACAGCTGCGGCAGCAACCCTCCAGCTAATCGGTTTAAACGACAGTAACACCCTTGTTTTCTTCAATAACAACTTTTCTCAGGTCAAGAAAACTGTGGGTGTCACTGGAGTTGATGGCACCTTGCTAGGCATTGACCTTCGTCCAGCTGACCGTCAGCTCTACGGTATCTCTAGCACTAACAAAATCTACACCATTGACTCCTCCACAGGTGCGGCAACTTTTGTCAGTACACTCTCCCTTCCCTTCAGTGGAGGAATCGAATCAGGAGTGGACTTCAACCCAGTCGTAGACCGCCTACGGCTTGTGGCTAGCAATGACCAAAACTTCCGCCTCAACGTGGATACAGGTGCGGTTGCAGATTTTGATCTCCTCACTCCAGGTACTCAACCAGATGGAAACTTAGCCTATGCAGCTGGAGATGCCAACCAAGGAGCTAACCCTAGTATCACAGCTGCGGCTTACACTAATTCGTTCGCGGGAGCGCCCTCCCCAACTCGGACAACTCAGCTGTTTGGGATTGATGCCAACCTTGACACCTTAGTTTTGCAGAGTCCTCCCAATAACGGAACCTTAACTACAATCGGTTCGCTAGGCATTGACTTTGGTTCCACCGGAGGCTTTGACATTTTCTCTCCTGCTAGTGGAGTGAATACTGCCTATGCAGCTTCCGGTTCCAATATCTACAACATCAATTTGACTACTGGTGCTGCTACAACTTTGGGGACGTTCAGTAGTGCTGATTCTGGCAATATTGTCGGTCTTGCTGCTACCCAAGTTCCTGAACCTGCTGTTACTAGCTCTTTAATTGGGTTCGGTCTACTTGGCTTATTCCGTCGCCGCCGCAGCGTCAAGTCGCTTAGGTAG